In Acinetobacter sp. TGL-Y2, a genomic segment contains:
- a CDS encoding MFS transporter: protein MNSPDAPHQVNLNVTSSQGNWLAILTVSITAFALVTSEFLPIGVLNAIAQELDVTVGSAGLMITLPGIMGAFAAPLVSVWAKQLDRRYLLIGLTAIMVIANYMTSVVQSFEWLLFSRFFLGIAIGGFWATAIALSGRVAPPHLPIAKATAIVMAGVTLATVLGVPIGTWLSELYGWRSAFLITAIIGAVILVLECIFLPKLPPSSAIQYRDLPALFINPKARKGLVIILLMGLAHFSTYSYLAPFFKNVAGFDGSTISALLLIYGISGFLGNAFAGFSSNINVRYTLAGIGVCFAIVFMSFPYFAVHLFGAYLLTALWGFAFGAFPTSANIWMFVHAPESVEKGMPLFVGMFQIMIATGALFGGYIVDHFSANSLLYSVLIFIGFALISVFTYSRGLNNPKIQCPNT, encoded by the coding sequence ATGAATTCTCCCGATGCCCCTCATCAAGTTAATTTAAATGTCACGTCATCGCAAGGTAACTGGCTGGCGATACTCACGGTATCCATTACCGCATTTGCTTTGGTCACCAGTGAGTTTTTGCCCATAGGCGTACTTAACGCGATTGCTCAAGAATTAGATGTCACAGTAGGTTCAGCTGGTTTAATGATTACTTTGCCAGGGATCATGGGTGCTTTTGCTGCACCTTTGGTTTCGGTATGGGCTAAACAACTGGATCGTCGTTATTTACTTATCGGTCTCACTGCAATTATGGTCATTGCGAACTATATGACCAGCGTGGTGCAGAGCTTTGAATGGCTTTTGTTTAGCCGTTTCTTCTTAGGGATAGCCATTGGTGGATTTTGGGCGACTGCGATTGCGCTGAGCGGTCGCGTTGCTCCGCCTCATTTACCTATCGCCAAAGCAACTGCCATAGTAATGGCGGGCGTTACATTGGCTACAGTGTTGGGTGTTCCTATTGGCACATGGTTAAGTGAGCTATATGGATGGCGTAGTGCATTCTTAATCACCGCGATCATTGGTGCTGTGATTTTGGTTTTAGAATGTATTTTCTTACCTAAACTGCCACCTAGTTCGGCAATACAATATCGCGATTTGCCTGCACTATTTATCAATCCCAAAGCACGCAAGGGTCTAGTCATTATTCTATTGATGGGCTTGGCGCATTTTTCAACTTACAGTTATCTTGCACCCTTTTTTAAAAATGTCGCAGGATTCGATGGCTCCACCATTAGCGCCCTCTTACTTATTTATGGTATTTCAGGGTTTTTGGGAAATGCATTTGCAGGTTTTAGCAGTAATATCAATGTGCGTTATACGCTTGCTGGTATTGGTGTCTGTTTTGCTATTGTATTTATGAGTTTCCCTTATTTTGCTGTGCATTTATTTGGGGCTTATCTGCTTACCGCACTGTGGGGTTTTGCATTTGGCGCATTCCCAACATCTGCAAACATTTGGATGTTTGTGCACGCACCTGAGTCTGTTGAAAAAGGAATGCCCTTATTTGTAGGTATGTTTCAGATCATGATTGCTACTGGCGCGTTATTTGGTGGATATATCGTGGACCATTTCAGTGCCAACAGCCTCCTTTATAGTGTGCTCATCTTTATCGGTTTTGCCTTAATTTCTGTATTTACGTATAGCAGAGGTTTAAATAATCCTAAAATTCAATGTCCGAATACTTAA
- a CDS encoding TetR/AcrR family transcriptional regulator, whose product MREIEKLKNQVDAPEETSQPTQITKRRGRPKCFNEQQALEKATLLFWQYGYEATSISDLTQALGITAPSLYSTFGGKAALFEKCLDYYSEYEGCSIDHVFQDAEDIQTALELYLLENVKKLIQNHKPTGCMLVVATMNCSEQNVELQHQLMSRRHVTKRKLKDYFNQAQQGGQIPQGVDVQSLADFYSTLLQGMSMQARDGASILQLEQVVKMAMQTWKS is encoded by the coding sequence ATGCGAGAAATTGAAAAACTAAAAAATCAAGTAGATGCACCTGAGGAAACTTCACAACCTACGCAAATTACAAAACGGCGAGGAAGACCCAAATGCTTTAATGAGCAGCAAGCTTTAGAAAAAGCGACATTGTTATTCTGGCAATATGGCTATGAAGCGACCTCAATTAGTGATCTGACTCAAGCTTTAGGAATAACAGCTCCAAGCCTGTACAGTACCTTTGGCGGGAAAGCTGCACTTTTTGAAAAGTGTTTAGATTATTATTCTGAATATGAGGGTTGTTCTATAGATCATGTCTTTCAAGATGCAGAAGATATTCAAACTGCATTGGAATTGTACTTATTGGAAAATGTCAAAAAGCTCATTCAAAACCATAAACCGACAGGATGTATGTTGGTGGTCGCGACCATGAATTGTTCAGAACAAAATGTAGAACTTCAACACCAACTGATGAGTAGGCGTCATGTGACCAAGCGAAAATTAAAGGATTATTTTAATCAGGCTCAACAAGGGGGACAAATCCCGCAAGGTGTCGATGTGCAGAGTCTGGCTGATTTTTACAGTACTTTATTACAGGGCATGTCTATGCAAGCACGAGATGGTGCATCTATTTTGCAACTTGAACAAGTGGTGAAAATGGCCATGCAAACGTGGAAATCATAA